In one window of Candidatus Scalindua sp. DNA:
- a CDS encoding PQQ-binding-like beta-propeller repeat protein: protein MILLSRINSCFVLKLFSFLLFVIICTGVNVSSARAQIAESPCPMFMHDLKHTGRSELQATPVSDVKWSILTGGEIWSSPVVGTDDTVYVTSTDGNLFALNPDGTVRWTYQTGGELFGTPVIAADGTIYVGDAKKKLFAITSSGKIKWTYYVGSDVHSSPAIAQDGTIYVGAWNGSLYAINSNGTLKWTYRTGASILSSSPAIGDDGIVYIGSWDGRLYAISPDGKILWSFRADSRIDGSPSLSEDGTLYIGSNDGTLFAIDYHDKGKLKWKYVIGSRIHSTPAISKDGTVYVGAKDGKLYAINSDGTLAWTYDTGDIITSSASISSDGVIVFGSWNGTLYALNSDGSLKWEHALKSSIIASPIIGPQGTIYLGATDWKVYAIGKKQD, encoded by the coding sequence ATGATCTTGCTTTCGAGAATTAATAGTTGTTTTGTTTTAAAACTATTTTCTTTTTTATTATTTGTTATTATCTGTACCGGGGTAAATGTCAGTTCTGCGAGGGCACAGATAGCTGAAAGTCCCTGTCCCATGTTTATGCATGATTTGAAACATACGGGAAGAAGTGAACTACAGGCAACCCCGGTGAGTGATGTTAAGTGGAGTATATTAACGGGAGGTGAGATATGGTCATCTCCAGTAGTAGGAACAGACGATACGGTATATGTCACTTCGACGGATGGAAATCTCTTTGCATTAAATCCGGATGGTACTGTCCGTTGGACTTATCAAACAGGAGGTGAATTATTTGGAACACCTGTTATCGCTGCTGATGGAACAATTTATGTAGGTGACGCTAAGAAAAAACTATTTGCCATTACATCAAGCGGTAAGATTAAATGGACATACTACGTTGGATCAGATGTGCATTCATCTCCGGCAATTGCTCAGGATGGCACCATCTATGTAGGTGCGTGGAATGGCAGCCTGTACGCTATTAACAGTAACGGTACCCTTAAGTGGACTTATCGAACAGGAGCTAGTATCTTGTCATCATCTCCAGCTATTGGAGATGATGGAATAGTTTACATCGGTTCCTGGGATGGTCGATTGTATGCAATTAGTCCAGATGGTAAAATTCTTTGGAGCTTTCGTGCCGATTCCAGGATAGATGGTTCACCATCACTCAGTGAGGATGGGACATTGTACATTGGTTCCAATGACGGGACTCTATTTGCAATCGATTATCATGATAAAGGAAAGTTAAAGTGGAAATACGTTATCGGTTCACGAATTCACTCAACTCCTGCGATAAGTAAGGACGGTACGGTATACGTAGGTGCAAAAGATGGAAAACTCTATGCAATTAATTCTGATGGTACATTAGCCTGGACTTATGACACGGGTGACATCATAACCTCATCTGCAAGTATAAGTTCTGACGGAGTAATTGTTTTCGGGTCATGGAACGGAACTTTGTATGCTTTGAATTCTGACGGTTCTCTAAAATGGGAACACGCATTAAAGAGTTCAATAATCGCTTCTCCCATAATCGGTCCACAGGGTACCATATACCTGGGGGCTACCGACTGGAAGGTGTATGCGATTGGTAAAAAACAGGACTGA
- a CDS encoding LysM peptidoglycan-binding domain-containing protein, whose protein sequence is MRRDTQIGVILGMVILVIIGVFLSTRSSFKEADMPVLLLPEESMSVVEEIDISDLAQEPKSESLEQEIPAEETVIAEELSIDYPDEEPLKYGTLLEGKWKGIVPELKDKQKELFHIQQTEKESGRESDLSMDQDSLSDVAEETSDVAEETSVVTDAVPVDTDREVIHTVRSNESLAVLSKKYYGDKAKWRVIFEANRDKMSNPDVLYVGLRLKIPSLSDLPQGSGSDISKKRFAQRINHEAVETRNYKIRRGDTLHSIAAEFYEDGSLWWKIYEANEDKIEDKNFLIIGRTLVIPE, encoded by the coding sequence ATGAGAAGAGATACGCAAATCGGTGTGATTCTCGGTATGGTTATACTGGTAATTATTGGTGTGTTTCTCAGTACGAGATCATCTTTTAAAGAAGCTGATATGCCAGTCTTACTTTTGCCCGAAGAAAGTATGTCTGTGGTTGAAGAGATAGACATATCTGATCTAGCGCAGGAACCGAAATCTGAAAGTCTGGAGCAGGAAATACCAGCTGAAGAAACGGTGATCGCTGAGGAACTATCGATAGATTATCCTGATGAAGAACCTTTAAAATATGGGACATTATTGGAAGGGAAATGGAAGGGGATTGTACCAGAACTCAAAGATAAGCAGAAAGAGCTTTTTCATATCCAACAGACCGAAAAGGAATCAGGAAGAGAGTCTGATTTATCTATGGATCAAGATTCTCTATCAGATGTGGCAGAAGAGACGTCAGATGTGGCAGAAGAGACGAGTGTTGTTACCGATGCCGTTCCGGTAGATACCGACAGGGAAGTCATTCATACGGTACGTTCCAACGAAAGTCTTGCTGTTTTATCAAAGAAATATTATGGTGATAAAGCAAAATGGAGAGTTATTTTTGAGGCAAACAGAGATAAAATGTCAAATCCTGATGTGTTATACGTGGGTCTCAGATTAAAAATACCAAGTTTGAGCGATTTGCCTCAAGGGTCCGGAAGCGATATAAGTAAGAAACGATTTGCTCAAAGAATAAATCATGAAGCAGTAGAGACAAGAAACTATAAAATACGTCGGGGAGATACGCTTCACAGTATTGCGGCTGAGTTTTATGAGGATGGGTCGTTGTGGTGGAAAATTTATGAAGCGAATGAGGATAAGATAGAAGATAAGAATTTTCTCATAATCGGACGCACCCTTGTTATTCCGGAGTAG
- the secD gene encoding protein translocase subunit SecD, with product MPKNLRWKIPVIVVLIAIALLAIYPPANKVIKIEEVKELDGKETGRSVIKDSSFGFLYRNPIINETISQKYVDENGSTVVQKKVEHVARGQIKLGLDLKGGSELLYKISVAEGESHPGLTSEIIAVLEKRIDPQGIMEYRLQQQGIRRILIQVPGASQNEIESLKSRITRLGKLEFMIAAPPDSMEYKEAKAGKAVPGYYKHWIKKKKGEVGETEDWVLVRNKSEITGEHLERVFPDRKDIQPVVGFEFDQVGKAKFGRLTERNIGKPLAIILDGVLYSAPIIRDRIPGKGIIEGNFTQDEINDLIAVMRAGSLPADLELEMETTVGPSLGADSIRKGLLAGLIGTIFVAVFMCIYYFGAGAVANFAFVLNIFMVVGALSILDATLTLPGIAGLVLMIGMAVDANVLIFERIREEKNKNRSIKLAVKNGYERAFTTIIDSNVTTLITAIVLYAVGTGPIKGFAVVLITGLIINMFTAVFVTRTIFEIFLGTGVMKNFSMLQFFRKPKTDFVSYRRFTMIASLIFIIGGISIFVVRGKKNYDIDFTGGTLIHLKLNTPVPVGTVRDKLSDAGYADAEVQSVWASEDLTKSLGETAEFGVRIKTLQNDKIIQKITYDLRRVIGPKVFSDVEFDTLSDFRLILNNPVDESAVQNYLLDADYGYDDIASIYPLGEGKTTRKYSLHMSGLTDQKSRTDTIKEMVSALSGRVKIASVKPVFSDIKEELPSVSIAKEGTQFGVVFSMDVDLKNPVDPLVFQIELNREGYTDIDISPGESSGRSLFPRKLLITGPRDVLETMKQMAKPVNVPSIFIVDDLKVQIELKEDLDEGALRAVLSASGELRKSIGEISGIDVTSDRYAIIMESLNAAKIQEKIREDISDIFRNNLYVDKTDVTFDLPARGVSSLNPDSPSGGEGTDAADDSSVEKSSSSTEVTLKMDHPVTLEKIQDVLSMAGYPDALMDGYDEGKEYSSVNLKADVTELDDMKANIASAFMVPDPFKRVVSIGSSVAAEMKSRAALALIFSCLAIIVYIWLRFGEFKFGVAAVLCLVHDVLITIGAVAVADHYGNIFGDIKVNLPMIAAFLTLIGYSLNDTIVFFDRIRENLSGKQKNISRDLINSSINQNLNRTILTGITTFGVVLALYFVGGPAIHGFAFVMIVGVVVGTYSSIFIASPILLDWEYLKKGFKIFFLAVTSPFWFPVRLMRKGN from the coding sequence ATGCCAAAGAATTTGAGATGGAAAATACCCGTTATAGTAGTACTTATTGCAATCGCACTGTTGGCAATCTATCCACCCGCAAATAAGGTCATAAAGATAGAAGAGGTAAAAGAGCTTGATGGTAAAGAAACCGGGCGATCGGTAATAAAGGACTCCTCTTTTGGATTCCTGTATAGAAATCCAATAATAAATGAAACGATTTCACAGAAATATGTTGATGAAAACGGTTCAACCGTTGTGCAGAAAAAAGTTGAGCATGTTGCTCGTGGTCAAATAAAGCTGGGTCTCGATTTGAAGGGAGGGTCGGAACTTCTTTACAAAATAAGTGTTGCAGAAGGCGAGTCTCATCCGGGTTTGACCAGTGAAATTATTGCCGTTTTAGAAAAAAGGATTGATCCCCAGGGCATTATGGAGTACAGACTGCAGCAACAGGGAATCCGCAGAATACTCATTCAGGTTCCAGGTGCATCTCAGAATGAAATTGAGAGTCTGAAAAGCAGGATCACCCGACTGGGAAAACTGGAATTCATGATTGCTGCCCCGCCTGACAGTATGGAATATAAGGAAGCGAAAGCGGGTAAGGCAGTGCCCGGTTATTATAAGCATTGGATTAAAAAGAAAAAAGGAGAAGTGGGAGAAACAGAGGACTGGGTATTGGTACGCAATAAGAGTGAAATAACAGGTGAGCACCTTGAGAGAGTCTTTCCTGATCGAAAAGATATTCAACCGGTAGTTGGATTTGAGTTTGACCAGGTTGGCAAGGCGAAATTTGGTCGATTGACTGAACGGAATATTGGAAAACCTCTGGCAATTATATTAGACGGTGTATTGTACTCTGCACCGATAATACGTGACAGAATACCTGGTAAAGGGATCATTGAAGGTAATTTTACTCAAGATGAGATAAATGATTTGATTGCAGTGATGAGGGCAGGGAGTCTTCCCGCTGATTTAGAGTTGGAGATGGAAACCACTGTAGGACCCAGTCTGGGAGCTGACTCTATAAGAAAAGGCCTTCTTGCCGGTCTGATAGGTACTATATTTGTTGCGGTTTTCATGTGCATCTATTATTTCGGTGCGGGTGCAGTCGCAAACTTTGCTTTTGTTCTCAATATCTTTATGGTTGTTGGAGCACTCTCGATATTAGATGCAACCCTCACCCTCCCCGGTATTGCCGGCCTGGTATTGATGATTGGTATGGCGGTAGATGCAAATGTGTTGATTTTTGAAAGAATACGGGAAGAGAAAAATAAAAATAGATCGATAAAGCTTGCTGTTAAAAACGGTTATGAAAGGGCATTTACAACGATCATTGATTCAAATGTGACAACATTGATAACGGCAATTGTTTTGTACGCAGTGGGGACGGGGCCGATAAAGGGTTTTGCCGTAGTCTTAATCACTGGTCTTATAATTAACATGTTTACAGCGGTATTTGTCACCCGTACAATATTTGAGATCTTTCTTGGTACTGGTGTGATGAAGAACTTTTCGATGTTGCAGTTTTTCAGGAAACCGAAAACTGATTTCGTTAGTTATCGTCGTTTTACCATGATTGCATCTTTAATCTTCATTATTGGTGGTATTTCAATATTTGTTGTACGGGGTAAGAAAAATTATGACATAGATTTTACCGGAGGAACGTTAATTCATCTAAAACTGAATACGCCGGTACCGGTAGGTACGGTAAGGGATAAGCTGTCAGATGCCGGGTATGCTGATGCTGAGGTCCAGAGCGTGTGGGCCAGTGAAGATCTCACCAAGTCATTAGGTGAAACTGCTGAATTTGGTGTCAGAATAAAAACCCTGCAAAACGATAAAATTATTCAGAAAATTACCTATGATCTGAGGCGTGTAATCGGCCCGAAGGTGTTTTCTGACGTTGAGTTTGATACTCTCTCAGATTTTCGCTTGATCCTCAATAACCCCGTGGACGAATCCGCTGTACAGAACTATCTGCTGGATGCCGACTACGGATATGATGATATTGCCTCTATTTATCCACTGGGAGAGGGGAAAACTACGAGAAAATACTCATTACATATGTCCGGATTAACTGATCAGAAATCGAGAACTGATACGATCAAGGAGATGGTTTCTGCACTTTCAGGAAGAGTAAAGATAGCATCGGTAAAACCGGTTTTTAGTGATATAAAAGAGGAACTTCCTTCTGTATCCATTGCAAAAGAAGGTACTCAGTTTGGAGTAGTATTTTCCATGGATGTTGATCTGAAAAATCCTGTGGACCCTCTTGTATTTCAGATAGAACTGAACAGGGAAGGGTATACCGATATTGATATCTCTCCGGGGGAGTCGAGCGGAAGATCATTATTTCCCAGGAAACTTCTCATTACTGGACCACGAGATGTTCTCGAAACGATGAAGCAGATGGCAAAGCCGGTGAATGTTCCTTCGATTTTTATTGTAGATGATTTGAAGGTACAGATTGAGCTGAAAGAAGATCTTGATGAAGGTGCACTGAGAGCTGTATTGTCTGCTTCTGGTGAATTGAGAAAATCGATTGGTGAAATTTCAGGGATTGATGTGACTTCCGACAGATATGCTATTATCATGGAATCGCTCAATGCTGCAAAGATACAGGAAAAAATCCGTGAAGACATTTCCGATATTTTTAGAAACAATCTTTACGTCGACAAAACAGATGTGACTTTTGATCTTCCTGCACGAGGTGTGAGTTCGCTGAATCCTGATTCACCATCTGGTGGAGAGGGGACTGATGCAGCAGATGACTCTTCGGTTGAAAAATCTTCAAGCAGCACAGAAGTTACCCTGAAAATGGATCATCCGGTTACCCTGGAGAAAATACAGGACGTACTTTCGATGGCAGGATATCCTGACGCTTTAATGGATGGATATGATGAAGGTAAGGAATACAGTTCGGTTAATCTCAAAGCAGACGTTACAGAACTTGATGATATGAAAGCCAATATAGCTTCCGCATTTATGGTTCCCGATCCTTTCAAGAGGGTTGTAAGTATCGGTTCCAGCGTTGCTGCTGAGATGAAAAGCAGAGCTGCCCTGGCCCTGATTTTTTCTTGCCTTGCCATAATAGTTTATATATGGCTTAGATTCGGTGAGTTTAAGTTTGGTGTTGCAGCAGTGCTTTGTCTCGTGCATGATGTCTTGATTACCATAGGGGCAGTTGCGGTTGCCGACCATTATGGAAATATTTTTGGTGATATCAAGGTCAATCTGCCAATGATAGCCGCCTTTCTCACTTTAATTGGTTATTCACTGAATGACACAATAGTTTTTTTTGACCGTATAAGAGAAAATCTCTCAGGTAAACAGAAAAATATATCTCGTGATCTCATCAATTCAAGTATCAATCAAAATTTAAACAGGACCATCCTGACAGGGATTACAACCTTTGGAGTTGTTCTGGCACTCTATTTTGTAGGAGGCCCTGCGATTCATGGATTTGCATTTGTAATGATTGTAGGTGTCGTTGTTGGAACCTATTCTTCTATCTTTATTGCGAGTCCAATTTTGCTTGATTGGGAATATCTGAAAAAGGGTTTTAAAATATTTTTCCTAGCTGTGACATCTCCGTTCTGGTTCCCTGTTAGGCTAATGCGGAAGGGAAATTAA
- the rlmN gene encoding 23S rRNA (adenine(2503)-C(2))-methyltransferase RlmN: MVLRSFFDQTLSELQSILHGKGKEVYRAGQLYKWVYQKGVYDFGLMTNISKIFRAELPQLLSFPLPRIEKHCRSQDGTQKFLIYLGDGQAVESVLIPSDGRLTLCVSSEVGCNFGCLFCFTGRTRMKRRLTAGEIVAQYLLLSKLQQANERITNIVFMGMGEPLDNPDGVFRAIEIFTSELGINFPRKKITLSTAGIARFIPRVTEARVRLTVSLNGVDNKVRSRLMPVNKHCPINELMDACRKHAQISGDKVTFSYIIIKGITDSLQDARELFRLTRYIPCKINIIPYNPFPGSSLERPSEEKVMKFHQTLLDLGAHALYRRSKGADILAACGQLTTKPESREDDY, encoded by the coding sequence ATGGTGCTGAGAAGCTTTTTTGACCAGACACTGAGCGAATTACAGTCGATTCTCCATGGCAAAGGAAAGGAGGTCTATCGAGCCGGCCAGCTCTACAAATGGGTCTATCAGAAGGGTGTCTATGATTTCGGTTTGATGACAAATATTTCGAAAATATTCCGAGCCGAACTTCCCCAGCTGCTTTCCTTTCCCCTGCCGAGAATCGAGAAGCACTGCCGGAGCCAGGACGGGACTCAAAAATTCCTGATCTACCTTGGTGACGGTCAGGCTGTTGAATCCGTCTTAATACCATCAGATGGTCGACTAACCCTGTGCGTCTCTTCAGAGGTAGGATGCAATTTCGGCTGTCTCTTTTGTTTTACGGGCAGAACCCGCATGAAAAGACGTTTGACAGCCGGTGAAATCGTCGCACAATATCTGCTGCTATCGAAGCTCCAGCAGGCAAATGAACGGATCACGAATATCGTCTTCATGGGTATGGGAGAACCCTTGGATAACCCTGACGGAGTTTTCAGGGCTATCGAGATCTTTACTAGTGAACTGGGAATCAACTTTCCCAGAAAAAAAATCACTCTTTCCACGGCGGGGATCGCCAGGTTCATTCCCCGAGTCACCGAAGCGCGGGTCCGGCTGACCGTAAGTCTCAACGGAGTGGATAATAAGGTACGCAGCCGATTAATGCCAGTTAACAAGCACTGCCCTATTAATGAATTAATGGATGCCTGCAGAAAGCACGCTCAGATCTCAGGTGACAAGGTCACGTTCAGTTATATTATTATCAAAGGGATCACAGACTCTCTGCAAGATGCCAGGGAGTTGTTTCGGCTCACTCGGTATATACCGTGTAAGATCAACATCATTCCCTATAATCCCTTTCCTGGATCCTCACTTGAACGTCCCAGCGAGGAGAAGGTCATGAAATTTCACCAGACGCTGCTGGACCTTGGAGCTCATGCCCTCTATCGACGGTCTAAAGGAGCCGACATCCTCGCTGCATGCGGACAGCTTACTACGAAACCAGAGAGCAGAGAAGACGATTACTGA